A part of Corynebacterium mustelae genomic DNA contains:
- a CDS encoding ABC transporter ATP-binding protein: protein MRNRMKKIALKRTLKLIAPDVKPQRKLIAGGVVALLLEVVFRVLEPWPLKFVIDALSVSIGADIAESPASLQLLLVCGAALILVVAMRALCNYLATVAFALVGSRASTLLRARIFQHVQGLSQQFHSQNRSADTVQRLVSDVNRMQEVAVTAGLPLLANVITLIVMLIIMMVLDPLLSLVVVIAMVLFLVTSRGASHKIAVAARKTRKAEGQLANTAQESLSSIKIVQAYGLESLIADRFIGANETSLTAGVKSRRLAARLERSTDVIVGLASAAVLVGGGLRVLDGAMTLGDLVLFTTYLRTTMKPLRDMAKYTGRIARATASGERVADLMELQSDIKSPEHPVPLGDNVSGLVTFDDIHTNYEATKVLRGLNLTIHPGETVAIIGPSGAGKSTLVSLLVRALDPTKGTVSIDGLPLTSLDLTDLRAHVSLLHQEAVLFAGTIRENIRYGRFDATDADIEAAAKAANAHDFITAMPKGYDTVVGERGGTLSGGQRQRVAIARALLRDTPIVILDEATSGLDPESAGLVLEAIEKLVSGRTTLAVTHDAEVALRADRVVWLENGKVLLDGSPSELYSFSGAFRNWVDSKEDFQ from the coding sequence ATGCGTAACCGAATGAAGAAAATTGCGCTCAAACGCACACTGAAACTCATAGCGCCCGACGTTAAACCCCAACGAAAATTAATCGCGGGCGGAGTTGTGGCGCTGCTTCTTGAAGTTGTTTTCCGCGTACTTGAACCCTGGCCATTGAAGTTCGTCATTGATGCATTGTCTGTATCTATAGGTGCAGACATAGCGGAATCACCAGCTTCGTTGCAGTTATTGCTGGTCTGTGGCGCGGCGTTGATACTTGTGGTCGCGATGCGTGCGCTGTGTAATTACTTGGCGACGGTGGCTTTTGCGCTGGTAGGTTCTCGCGCTTCAACACTGTTACGTGCCCGTATTTTTCAGCACGTACAAGGACTTTCCCAACAATTCCATTCTCAAAACCGCAGTGCAGATACCGTGCAGCGCCTTGTCTCGGACGTCAATCGCATGCAGGAAGTCGCGGTTACCGCAGGGTTGCCACTTCTGGCGAACGTTATCACGTTGATAGTGATGCTCATCATAATGATGGTGCTTGATCCACTATTGTCGCTGGTAGTGGTGATTGCTATGGTCCTGTTCCTCGTTACATCAAGAGGCGCTTCGCATAAAATCGCTGTCGCCGCACGCAAGACCCGAAAAGCTGAAGGGCAATTGGCAAACACTGCACAAGAGTCCCTTTCATCAATAAAGATCGTGCAAGCCTACGGCCTGGAATCGCTGATCGCTGATCGGTTCATTGGCGCGAATGAAACTTCGCTAACCGCTGGGGTGAAAAGCCGACGCCTTGCCGCACGCCTGGAACGCAGTACCGATGTAATCGTAGGTTTAGCTTCCGCAGCGGTGCTAGTTGGCGGCGGGCTTCGGGTACTAGATGGCGCAATGACTCTCGGCGACCTGGTTCTATTCACCACGTACCTGCGTACCACCATGAAACCGCTGCGCGATATGGCAAAATACACCGGCAGAATTGCACGCGCAACCGCATCTGGTGAACGTGTCGCAGATCTGATGGAGCTTCAATCTGACATCAAATCCCCTGAACATCCCGTTCCGCTTGGCGACAATGTTTCAGGTTTGGTCACATTTGACGACATACACACTAATTACGAGGCGACGAAAGTACTGCGCGGCCTTAATCTAACTATCCACCCTGGCGAAACCGTTGCCATCATCGGCCCTTCCGGTGCTGGAAAATCTACTCTCGTCTCCCTTTTGGTGCGTGCCCTTGATCCCACAAAAGGTACAGTAAGCATCGACGGTCTTCCGCTCACCAGCCTTGACCTTACAGATCTTCGGGCACACGTATCGTTGTTGCACCAAGAAGCCGTCTTGTTCGCAGGCACCATTCGCGAAAATATTCGCTATGGTCGTTTCGACGCCACTGACGCCGACATCGAGGCAGCCGCCAAGGCTGCAAACGCCCATGATTTCATAACCGCAATGCCCAAGGGCTATGACACCGTTGTTGGCGAACGTGGCGGAACTCTTTCCGGCGGACAACGGCAACGCGTGGCCATCGCACGTGCGCTTTTGCGGGATACGCCCATCGTCATTCTTGACGAGGCTACCTCAGGGCTTGATCCTGAGTCAGCTGGGCTGGTACTTGAAGCCATCGAGAAGCTTGTTTCAGGCCGCACCACTCTAGCTGTTACCCACGATGCGGAGGTTGCGCTGCGTGCTGATCGTGTCGTGTGGCTTGAAAACGGCAAGGTGCTTCTCGACGGCTCCCCTAGCGAACTTTATTCCTTCAGCGGAGCCTTCCGAAACTGGGTCGATTCCAAGGAGGATTTTCAATGA
- a CDS encoding glycosyltransferase family protein has product MTSTPIRVLMYSHDSQGLGHVRRNLAIAHHIAKTIPNVSGLLLSGLAPSHLFPLPAGFDWVAVPGISKGENGYQARNLNEETSRLIELRSAIISATLLSFQPDIVVVDRHIFGVWQELKAPLIALKQSHPDTHIVLGMREILDSPEVALAEWDRLGDIDIVYDLIDAIWVYGDKHVHDPVVSGEIPLALADKVKFTGYLSKGRNITDRNSDIAAKPFILTTVGGGEDGFGLARIAVDIAVPAGHQHVVVAGPQLDEHQFELLTRAAENRPEVKVIKSWPGLASQIDRASAVISMGGYNTIAEILATDTPAMIVPREVPRLEQLIRARSLATVGMVEYTRMKDLETQGLSEWVKTAVTRTVNRSSVSRKGLTKAAEFTAELFSSDRVEVMS; this is encoded by the coding sequence ATGACCTCCACCCCCATTCGTGTGCTTATGTATAGTCACGATTCGCAAGGACTAGGCCACGTGCGCCGTAATTTAGCGATCGCGCATCACATAGCCAAAACGATCCCAAACGTGTCTGGATTACTGCTATCCGGTCTCGCACCTTCTCATTTATTCCCGCTGCCAGCCGGTTTTGATTGGGTGGCGGTACCTGGCATTTCCAAGGGCGAAAACGGCTATCAAGCGCGCAATCTCAATGAAGAGACTTCGCGACTCATCGAACTACGCTCCGCGATAATTTCCGCCACACTGTTAAGCTTCCAGCCCGACATCGTGGTAGTTGATCGGCATATCTTTGGGGTGTGGCAAGAGCTAAAGGCACCACTGATCGCGTTGAAACAAAGTCACCCTGACACACATATAGTTCTGGGGATGCGCGAGATCCTTGATTCCCCCGAAGTTGCGCTCGCGGAATGGGATCGACTCGGCGACATTGACATAGTTTATGACCTCATCGACGCGATTTGGGTGTACGGCGACAAACACGTCCATGATCCAGTAGTTTCTGGCGAAATACCTCTGGCGTTGGCGGACAAAGTGAAGTTCACGGGTTATTTATCCAAAGGTCGAAACATCACTGACCGAAATTCCGACATCGCGGCAAAGCCTTTCATTCTCACCACAGTTGGAGGCGGTGAAGACGGTTTCGGGCTTGCCCGAATAGCAGTAGATATTGCGGTGCCAGCAGGACACCAGCATGTAGTGGTAGCTGGCCCCCAACTGGACGAGCACCAATTTGAGTTACTTACCCGCGCGGCCGAGAACCGGCCGGAGGTAAAAGTAATTAAGTCATGGCCAGGGTTAGCTAGCCAGATTGATCGAGCTTCGGCTGTTATCTCAATGGGTGGCTACAACACCATCGCGGAAATCTTAGCCACCGACACCCCCGCGATGATCGTCCCTCGTGAAGTGCCCCGCCTAGAGCAATTGATTCGGGCCCGCTCTCTCGCAACAGTCGGGATGGTCGAATACACCCGAATGAAGGATTTGGAAACCCAAGGGCTCAGTGAATGGGTCAAAACTGCAGTTACTCGTACCGTTAACCGCTCATCAGTGTCCCGAAAAGGACTTACTAAAGCCGCAGAGTTTACGGCAGAGCTGTTTAGCAGTGACCGGGTGGAGGTAATGTCATGA
- a CDS encoding glycosyltransferase family 4 protein, protein MTGRIGYVLKVYPRFSETFIVTEILAREAIGDELTIFALRPTTDARFHPELARVRAEVKWIGRPFGAEDFWLRIGGAIKDPEIAQNFHKILPKLATLGFSDVSQGIELAIKAKEEGITHLHAHFAALAGRMAWVASRLTGIPYTVTTHAKDIFHNSVNMDWLRRICADADRVIAISQYNHNYLQQVLDGTGANISLQYNALELDRFPYHKPPELSEPLKVAAVGRLVPKKGFGDLIEAAAMLKEKGIPLEIFLGGSGELKEELSQKIKDLDLKDSISMLGPLNQEEVRDLLRRCHVFAAPCVPGTDGNIDGLPTVILESMACGTPVISTAVTGIPEVVRNDDTGLLLEPGNVPALAEALEKCATGEVDGLALSRNARLLVEKHFDSLSQARTLSQWESAQGA, encoded by the coding sequence ATGACTGGTCGCATAGGCTATGTGCTCAAGGTCTATCCTCGGTTCTCCGAAACTTTTATCGTCACAGAAATCCTTGCACGTGAGGCAATTGGTGACGAACTGACTATCTTCGCACTTCGCCCCACCACCGATGCTCGCTTCCATCCAGAATTAGCTCGGGTACGCGCCGAGGTGAAATGGATAGGTCGACCATTCGGTGCAGAGGATTTCTGGCTGCGCATCGGCGGTGCCATCAAGGACCCCGAAATTGCGCAGAATTTCCACAAAATTCTTCCTAAGCTTGCCACGTTAGGTTTCAGTGATGTTTCTCAAGGTATAGAGCTAGCGATAAAGGCCAAGGAAGAAGGAATTACCCATCTCCATGCGCATTTCGCAGCGCTTGCTGGCCGCATGGCTTGGGTCGCCTCTCGGCTGACTGGCATTCCGTACACGGTAACCACACATGCCAAAGATATTTTCCACAATAGCGTGAACATGGACTGGCTACGTCGTATCTGTGCTGATGCAGATCGGGTTATTGCGATCAGTCAATACAATCACAACTACTTGCAACAGGTTCTTGACGGCACGGGTGCAAACATTAGCCTCCAATACAACGCATTGGAGCTTGATCGCTTCCCGTACCATAAGCCGCCTGAGTTGTCTGAACCGCTCAAAGTCGCGGCTGTGGGACGTTTGGTGCCGAAGAAAGGATTTGGCGACCTAATCGAAGCCGCGGCAATGCTGAAAGAAAAAGGCATACCATTAGAGATCTTCCTTGGTGGTAGTGGCGAGTTAAAGGAAGAACTATCCCAGAAAATCAAGGATCTTGATCTTAAAGATTCCATCTCCATGTTGGGACCACTAAACCAAGAAGAAGTGCGTGATTTGCTGCGCCGATGCCACGTTTTTGCAGCGCCTTGTGTGCCAGGTACCGATGGCAATATCGACGGGTTACCCACCGTGATCTTAGAGTCAATGGCCTGTGGCACTCCCGTTATTTCTACAGCCGTAACCGGAATTCCGGAGGTTGTCCGCAATGACGACACTGGACTGCTTCTTGAACCCGGCAATGTTCCTGCCCTCGCAGAAGCCCTAGAAAAGTGCGCAACTGGTGAGGTAGATGGTCTCGCTTTAAGTAGAAACGCCCGGTTACTCGTCGAAAAGCACTTTGACAGCTTGAGCCAAGCTCGAACATTGTCGCAGTGGGAATCCGCCCAAGGAGCTTAA
- a CDS encoding glycosyltransferase family 4 protein, translating into MNIAYVSVDPGIPVFGTKGASVHIQEVVREMLARGHNVTVFTTKRGADVPADLTDLDVVEIPVAKDDAAAREQAQIDASTRFIELISAGNFDLIYERYSLFSTVIAESALPGILEVNAPLIDEQRTHRELVSEDYAYTALKNQVKAAAATICVSVPVRQWVVDHTHTETAFTVANGVNVNRIHPQEIDPSKAPVVIFVGTLKPWHGVSVLLEAAAQATRPWQLRIIGDGPERENLTKKATELGLDVEFCGAIAPEEMPSYLAGASIGVAPYPENQEYFSPLKVYEYMAAGLAVVASEIGQIPKVLDGVGVLVPPSDSDALAQAIDALAHSPELTAHYGQLARERALEKHSWASVVDTMFQHAGLAE; encoded by the coding sequence ATGAATATTGCATACGTCAGCGTTGACCCTGGCATTCCCGTTTTTGGGACTAAAGGGGCTAGCGTTCATATCCAAGAAGTCGTGCGTGAAATGCTCGCACGCGGCCATAATGTCACAGTTTTCACCACCAAACGCGGCGCGGATGTTCCTGCCGATCTAACAGACCTAGATGTCGTTGAAATTCCGGTGGCTAAAGACGATGCTGCGGCACGAGAGCAAGCCCAAATTGATGCCAGCACCCGCTTCATTGAGCTTATTTCTGCTGGAAACTTCGATCTCATCTACGAACGTTATTCTCTGTTTAGCACGGTCATCGCCGAAAGCGCGCTGCCTGGCATCCTTGAGGTAAACGCACCGCTTATCGACGAACAACGTACCCACCGCGAATTAGTATCAGAAGACTACGCCTATACAGCGCTTAAAAACCAGGTAAAAGCTGCAGCTGCCACAATCTGTGTGTCAGTTCCAGTTCGGCAGTGGGTTGTAGATCATACCCATACGGAAACTGCGTTTACCGTCGCGAACGGGGTCAACGTTAACCGAATCCACCCTCAAGAAATTGACCCATCAAAGGCACCAGTGGTTATTTTCGTCGGCACCTTGAAACCGTGGCACGGCGTATCGGTATTACTGGAAGCGGCTGCGCAGGCTACACGCCCATGGCAGTTACGCATCATCGGTGACGGCCCCGAACGGGAAAATTTAACGAAAAAAGCCACCGAATTGGGGCTTGATGTGGAATTTTGTGGTGCGATTGCACCGGAAGAGATGCCTAGCTACTTGGCTGGGGCAAGCATCGGCGTTGCACCTTATCCCGAAAATCAGGAGTATTTTTCACCACTGAAAGTGTATGAATACATGGCTGCGGGTCTTGCCGTTGTTGCCTCTGAAATCGGCCAAATCCCGAAGGTGCTTGATGGGGTGGGTGTTCTCGTACCGCCTTCAGATTCCGATGCCCTGGCACAGGCGATCGACGCTTTAGCACACAGCCCAGAATTGACCGCCCACTATGGTCAGCTAGCTAGAGAGCGCGCACTCGAAAAACACAGTTGGGCAAGCGTCGTTGACACCATGTTCCAACACGCGGGACTGGCGGAATAG